A portion of the Eubacterium maltosivorans genome contains these proteins:
- the gatC gene encoding Asp-tRNA(Asn)/Glu-tRNA(Gln) amidotransferase subunit GatC, giving the protein MSITREEVTYVADLARLEFTETETDRLADELGAVLDYAATLNKLDTSDVKPTEHILPVQNVFRKDEVKPSLPIEKVLANAPESEAGCFKVPRVLE; this is encoded by the coding sequence ATGAGTATTACCAGAGAAGAAGTTACCTATGTTGCGGATCTGGCCCGCCTTGAATTCACCGAAACGGAAACGGACCGTCTGGCGGATGAGCTGGGCGCAGTCCTTGATTATGCGGCGACTTTGAATAAATTAGATACATCAGACGTAAAACCCACAGAACATATTCTGCCGGTTCAGAACGTTTTTAGAAAAGATGAAGTGAAGCCTTCACTGCCAATTGAAAAAGTCCTGGCCAACGCGCCGGAATCAGAAGCCGGCTGCTTTAAAGTGCCGAGAGTTCTGGAATAG
- the gatB gene encoding Asp-tRNA(Asn)/Glu-tRNA(Gln) amidotransferase subunit GatB: MEYDIVIGMEIHAELATKSKIFCSCSTKFGADENTHACPVCLGMPGVLPVLNEKVVEYATRAGLALNCHIANFSKMDRKNYFYPDLPKAYQTSQFDLPICTGGVVDIEVEGEKKEIGITRIHIEEDAGKLLHESADGTLVDVNRCGVPLIEIVTEPDIRGAEEARVFAEKIRNILEYVGVSDCKMEEGSIRFDVNLSVKEKGSDVLGTRTEMKNLNSFRALVRAVQYESKRQIIELKKGHRIIQETRKWDDVKGVSSSMRSKEEAHDYRYFPEPDLVPIVITDETIEQIKSELPELPEAKRARYVAEYKLPDYDAGVLTASKVTAKFFEETVALYDEPKQISNWLMVDIPAMLKEKELSMENIPFTPAQLAELLKLIKDGTISGTIGKKVLVKMFEEDKNPKAIVEENNWAQMSDTSELESIIAQIIEDNPKSIEDIGAGNQKAYGFLTGQVMKATKGQANPQVANKIIRELVARKLES; encoded by the coding sequence ATGGAATATGATATTGTCATCGGGATGGAAATCCATGCTGAGTTAGCAACAAAATCTAAAATTTTCTGCTCCTGCTCTACCAAGTTCGGTGCAGATGAAAATACACATGCCTGCCCGGTGTGCCTTGGGATGCCCGGCGTACTGCCGGTACTCAATGAAAAGGTCGTTGAGTATGCCACGAGAGCCGGACTGGCCCTGAACTGCCATATTGCGAATTTCAGCAAAATGGACCGTAAAAATTACTTTTACCCTGACCTGCCAAAGGCCTATCAGACCTCTCAGTTTGATCTGCCCATCTGTACCGGCGGGGTTGTGGATATTGAAGTGGAAGGCGAAAAAAAGGAAATCGGCATTACCCGTATCCATATCGAGGAGGACGCCGGTAAGCTGCTCCATGAATCCGCAGATGGCACCCTGGTCGATGTTAACCGCTGTGGCGTGCCGCTCATCGAGATTGTTACTGAGCCGGATATCCGCGGTGCCGAGGAAGCTCGGGTTTTTGCGGAAAAAATCCGTAATATTTTGGAATATGTGGGCGTTTCCGACTGTAAAATGGAAGAAGGCTCCATTCGTTTCGACGTTAACCTTTCTGTCAAGGAAAAGGGCAGTGATGTGCTGGGAACCCGTACAGAGATGAAGAATCTGAACTCTTTCAGGGCTTTAGTGCGCGCAGTCCAGTACGAGAGCAAACGCCAGATTATCGAGCTTAAAAAAGGACACCGCATTATCCAGGAAACCCGCAAGTGGGACGACGTCAAGGGCGTCAGCTCCTCCATGAGAAGCAAGGAAGAAGCCCACGACTACCGCTATTTCCCGGAACCAGACCTGGTGCCCATTGTTATTACCGATGAGACCATTGAGCAGATCAAGTCTGAGCTGCCAGAGCTGCCGGAAGCCAAACGTGCCCGCTATGTGGCAGAGTACAAGCTGCCGGACTACGACGCCGGTGTCCTGACTGCCTCCAAGGTGACTGCGAAATTTTTTGAGGAAACCGTTGCGCTGTACGACGAACCCAAGCAGATTTCCAACTGGCTGATGGTGGATATTCCAGCTATGCTCAAGGAAAAAGAGCTGTCGATGGAAAACATTCCCTTTACCCCGGCACAGCTGGCTGAGTTGTTAAAGCTCATCAAGGACGGTACCATCAGCGGTACTATCGGCAAAAAGGTTCTGGTGAAGATGTTTGAAGAAGACAAAAACCCCAAGGCCATTGTGGAAGAAAATAACTGGGCTCAGATGAGTGATACCAGCGAGCTGGAAAGCATTATCGCCCAGATTATCGAAGACAACCCGAAATCCATCGAGGATATCGGAGCCGGGAATCAGAAGGCCTACGGATTCCTGACCGGCCAGGTCATGAAGGCAACCAAGGGACAAGCAAACCCACAGGTCGCCAACAAGATTATCCGCGAGCTGGTCGCCAGGAAACTGGAAAGCTGA
- the gatA gene encoding Asp-tRNA(Asn)/Glu-tRNA(Gln) amidotransferase subunit GatA, with protein sequence MELSQLTVHEINGLIEKKEVSVKEVTQAAVDRIDAVEDKIDGYLCLTTETAMKEAEELDALIAEEGKKDVLEGIPYALKDNMCTDGIQTTCASKILDDFVPPYNAEVYDRLLAQKGILLGKANMDEFAMGSSTENSAFKVTKNPWDLTRVPGGSSGGSAVVVASDMAYYSLGSDTGGSIRQPAAFCGVVGMKPTYGLVSRYGLVAFASSLDQIGPFTKDVEDCAIVLSAIAGHDPKDSTSLKVDKKDYTQNLKNGAKGMKIGVAQAFMGEGLQPEVRTAIESAIDTYRAMGAEIVDVSFEYLDYALSAYYLISSAEASSNLARYDGIRYGVRAEEYADLVDMYRKTRTQGFGDEVKRRIMLGTYALSSGYYDAYYKKAMQVRTLIMDDFKNVFDSCDVLLTPTTAKTAFGIGEKTGNPLEMYLTDIYTVPVNIAGIPGISIPCGFDSDGMPIGMQLLGPVLSEEKILQTAYAFERETAFKDQKPKLV encoded by the coding sequence TTGGAATTATCACAATTGACTGTCCATGAGATCAATGGGCTTATTGAAAAGAAAGAAGTTTCCGTCAAAGAGGTCACCCAGGCAGCGGTCGATCGTATCGACGCAGTAGAGGATAAAATTGACGGCTATCTCTGCCTGACAACCGAGACAGCCATGAAAGAGGCTGAGGAGCTGGACGCGCTTATCGCAGAAGAAGGAAAGAAGGATGTGCTCGAGGGCATTCCCTACGCCTTAAAGGACAATATGTGTACCGACGGTATCCAGACCACCTGTGCGTCCAAAATTCTGGACGATTTTGTGCCGCCCTACAACGCAGAGGTCTATGACCGCCTGCTGGCCCAGAAGGGGATTTTGCTCGGAAAGGCCAATATGGATGAGTTTGCCATGGGCTCCTCCACAGAAAATTCCGCCTTCAAGGTAACCAAAAACCCCTGGGATCTCACACGCGTGCCCGGCGGCTCCAGCGGCGGCTCTGCAGTGGTGGTGGCCTCCGATATGGCTTACTACTCACTGGGCTCCGATACCGGTGGTTCGATCCGCCAGCCAGCGGCCTTCTGCGGCGTGGTTGGCATGAAACCGACCTACGGCCTGGTTTCCCGCTATGGCCTGGTGGCTTTCGCGTCTTCCTTAGACCAGATCGGTCCCTTTACCAAGGATGTTGAGGACTGCGCCATCGTGTTAAGTGCCATTGCAGGCCATGACCCCAAGGATTCAACCTCCCTTAAGGTTGATAAAAAGGACTATACACAGAACCTGAAGAATGGCGCCAAAGGCATGAAGATTGGCGTGGCACAGGCATTTATGGGCGAAGGCCTTCAGCCAGAGGTGCGCACAGCCATCGAAAGCGCCATTGACACCTACCGTGCCATGGGCGCAGAAATCGTGGATGTCTCCTTTGAGTATCTGGATTACGCTCTGTCCGCCTATTACCTGATCTCCTCCGCGGAAGCCAGCTCCAATCTGGCCCGCTACGACGGTATCCGTTATGGTGTCCGCGCCGAGGAATACGCAGACCTGGTAGACATGTACCGCAAAACCAGAACCCAGGGCTTTGGCGATGAGGTCAAACGCCGCATCATGCTGGGAACCTACGCCTTAAGCTCCGGTTATTACGACGCTTATTATAAAAAAGCCATGCAGGTTCGTACCCTGATCATGGATGACTTCAAAAATGTTTTTGATTCCTGTGATGTCCTGCTGACGCCAACCACGGCCAAGACCGCCTTTGGCATCGGCGAAAAGACCGGTAATCCGCTGGAAATGTACCTGACCGATATTTATACCGTTCCGGTGAACATCGCCGGAATTCCGGGAATTTCAATCCCCTGCGGCTTTGACAGTGACGGCATGCCTATCGGTATGCAGCTGCTGGGACCGGTACTGAGCGAAGAAAAGATTCTGCAGACAGCTTACGCCTTTGAACGTGAAACCGCGTTTAAAGACCAGAAGCCAAAGCTTGTATAG